TCTTCGCCAATTACGAGCGCGATGCGATTGCTCGCGTGACGATTCACCATAGCTACTTCGTCGATACCATGCAGCGTAACCCGCGCGCGCAGTTCGGCACGGTTCACCTCTATAACAATCTCATCGAGAACTGGGACTTCTACGGCATGAGCTTCAGCCTGGAGGCGAGGGCGCTCGTGGAAGGCAACATCTTCTCGAACTCCGCGCATCGCGCTTGCACCGAGCCGGCTTACTTCCCGACGGTCGAAGGCATCAACGCGAACTATTGCCGCTATATTCCGCAGGCGCCGGCACGCAGCGCGCTCGTCAATGGCGAATCGGATCGCGAACACTATGAGCGCACGAAGTCGCTCTATGGTTACACGCACGGCTATCAGGCGTTTCTCTCGGTACGCGACAACCTGTACCTAGGCGACGCGAAAGCGGTGCTGCAAGACGAGCAGCCGGCCAAGGTGCCGAAGCCGCCGTACTGTTACTCGTACGAAGCGCCATCGGTGGATCTGGCCGAGCGCATTCGCGTACATGCAGGCAACACGCGCGACGATGCGCCTGCATTCGGGCGGTGCGGTCGATAAGCGAAGTGGGCACGCGCCCCGTTGCGCTTTTATGCAGC
Above is a window of Caballeronia sp. SL2Y3 DNA encoding:
- a CDS encoding polysaccharide lyase family 1 protein encodes the protein MAASAAPRDACERATADCAMVSELLQQREGYGRAATGGLDGKVVVVSSAADAGPGSLRDALAHARGPTWIRFASDMKIALASMLRVPSNVTIDGRGHMVELLDYGFGIYGSANVIVTHLTIDGRLRTFAQAIDIANGSHDVWIDHLDLSRFAARLVNVKNGSTDVTVSWVKFHDDDKVMLVNNITEDNLFANYERDAIARVTIHHSYFVDTMQRNPRAQFGTVHLYNNLIENWDFYGMSFSLEARALVEGNIFSNSAHRACTEPAYFPTVEGINANYCRYIPQAPARSALVNGESDREHYERTKSLYGYTHGYQAFLSVRDNLYLGDAKAVLQDEQPAKVPKPPYCYSYEAPSVDLAERIRVHAGNTRDDAPAFGRCGR